A DNA window from Trypanosoma brucei brucei TREU927 chromosome 11 chr11_scaffold01 genomic scaffold, whole genome shotgun sequence contains the following coding sequences:
- a CDS encoding 60S ribosomal protein L21E, protein MVHSHGYKCGTRHLFAKKFRKHGVPSVSTILTNFKVGDYVDVVADAAVRAGMPHKYYHGRTGIVWNVTPRGVGVIINKPVRNRTVRKRICVRFEHVRKSRCQEAFKQKLKDLEAFRAAKKAGTPLPPKKVSTRNGGFVCPKKVEVLARRTADYEAMIPY, encoded by the coding sequence ATGGTTCACTCCCACGGGTACAAATGTGGCACCCGCCACCTCTTTGCCAAAAAATTCCGCAAGCACGGGGTTCCTTCCGTCAGCACGATATTGACCAACTTCAAGGTCGGTGACTACGTTGACGTTGTTGCGGACGCTGCTGTACGTGCTGGGATGCCCCACAAGTATTACCACGGCCGAACCGGCATTGTATGGAACGTAACGCcgcgtggtgttggtgttatcatcAATAAACCGGTGAGGAACCGTACAGTTCGCAAGCGCATCTGCGTGCGTTTTGAGCACGTGCGTAAGTCTCGCTGCCAGGAGGCATTCAAGCAGAAGCTAAAGGACCTTGAAGCATTTCGGGCTGCTAAGAAGGCGGGAACCCCACTTCCACCCAAAAAGGTGAGCACCCGCAACGGCGGATTTGTTTGCCCCAAGAAAGTGGAGGTGCTGGCGCGCCGCACGGCAGACTACGAGGCAATGATTCCATATTGA
- a CDS encoding dynein light chain, putative produces the protein MSTDRKAIIKNADMPEDMQSDAVEVALQALEKFNIEKDIAAYIKKEFDKKYQPTWHCIVGRNFGSYVTHETHSFLYFYFGQVAILLFKSG, from the coding sequence ATGTCTACTGATCGGAAAGCTATTATTAAGAATGCAGACATGCCAGAGGACATGCAGTCTGATGCAGTGGAGGTCGCTCTTCAAGCCTTGGAGAAGTTCAACATTGAGAAGGATATTGCGGCGTacataaaaaaagagtttgaCAAGAAATATCAACCTACGTGGCACTGTATTGTTGGCCGTAACTTTGGCAGTTATGTCACGCACGAAACGCACAGCTTCCTGTACTTTTACTTTGGACAGGTTGCAATTCTTCTGTTCAAGTCAGGATAG
- a CDS encoding eukaryotic translation initiation factor 5a, putative (similar to GB:CAB95733.1: eukaryotic initiation factor 5a {Leishmania infantum}; similar to Eukaryotic translation initiation factor 5A-1 (eIF-5A 1) (eIF-4D)(Hypusine containing protein HP1). (Swiss- Prot:P19211) (Saccharomyces cerevisiae)), translating to MSDDEGQFAEGGAQVGSLTYPMQAGALKKGGYICINGRPCKVIDLSVSKTGKHGHAKVSIVALDIFTGNKMEDQAPSTHNVEVPFVKTATYSVLDIQEDREDPSKPAHLSLMDDEGETRDNLDMPPNAELAGQIKEQFDAGKDVLVVVVSAMGIDQILSFKNAAER from the coding sequence ATGTCTGACGATGAGGGACAGTTTGCCGAAGGCGGAGCGCAGGTGGGCTCTCTGACGTATCCGATGCAGGCAGGCGCTCTGAAAAAGGGCGGCTACATTTGCATTAATGGACGTCCGTGCAAGGTAATCGATCTTTCAGTGTCAAAAACTGGAAAACACGGTCATGCAAAGGTGAGCATCGTTGCCCTTGACATTTTCACCGGAAACAAGATGGAAGATCAGGCCCCCTCAACTCACAACGTTGAGGTGCCCTTCGTGAAAACTGCAACGTACAGCGTACTGGACATTCAGGAAGATCGTGAAGACCCCAGCAAGCCAGCTCACCTTTCGCTCATGGACGATGAGGGTGAGACTCGGGATAACCTGGACATGCCTCCCAACGCGGAACTCGCAGGGCAAATCAAGGAACAGTTTGATGCAGGAAAGGACGTTTTggtcgttgttgtttctgctaTGGGAATTGACCAGATTCTCAGTTTCAAGAATGCAGCTGAGCGATAA
- a CDS encoding DNA repair protein, putative, translated as MTSKHSAVLTITEKGDWRTAKNGEKVWRYMVQTAPTMRARCRKCSQPILKGDLKWGTPIRHSHGAYGWITAWHHVGCTRIAERKGFSDIVHGIDLLPPEKRAQVVAEVTSDSMPEHLLPLNPDDLVKKPLLPETEAPAELLRPLLRYQKEGLGWMVSQELSQVKGGILADEMGMGKTIQMISLFLARRLVGPTLVVCPVSSMLQWESEVKDHVVSGSLSVVVVSRTKNVRRDDIQNADVVLTTYPMLEQSWRELVNKKRVPCPYCQQLYLPRQLVVHNRYFCGPHAKKTSKQAKREKRQGGTGSSPTRKVQAKETIMKGLRTLRVDVDDNAEEGEDSVFEEGPRGVVGPMGLYRELMVEAGRKVRSRWDPAYVGSDSSGDTNNSTTESSTSSERDDSEEVLSKEEVADDKLSSFRCLHCGFQLLRYPFCPKIGQCHVLSDYMKQIIETDDGSDGVDLSQSVFHSVTWSRIVLDEAHRIKGSNTSTSRAAFALVGEHRWCLTGTPLQNRVGDVYSLVRFLRLAPYARYYCGTEGCSCSSFSHPFSGNDLRHCIFCGHGPVQHYAYFNRHILNPIIRYGYVGDGRRGMMMLSNEILQKCMLRRTKAERASDLHLPPMTVETFQVKLTDEERSFYESLYKKSTAAFDTFVEKGTVLHNYAHIFQLLSRLRQALDHPLIVINSMNVGGSSCSKGMCGICTESCGENSVQVDPCKHTFHRICLSQFVESQPLKEYNCPVCYVAINIDLRSLHSGWDEDGAQPVLPPELVHSDNESDENNVEEESKGRKLDDSAEGKSARARSVKKRGILSRIDSSKPLRGTKLDAITEYICSIPEEEKVIVFSQFGDTLDLIQLWLQKVKVKTVKLVGSLMLSQRQAVLRAFLHDKSVRAILISLKAGGEGLNLQIANHVVLVDPWWNPAVEMQAAQRAHRIGQTRPVRVVRFVTERSVEERMLELQEKKMLVIEGTIDGKVSSLQSLSEDDLQFLFTR; from the coding sequence ATGACAAGCAAACATAGTGCTGTATTAACTATAACCGAAAAGGGTGATTGGAGAACTGCGAAAAATGGCGAGAAGGTATGGCGGTATATGGTGCAAACGGCACCGACGATGAGAGCTCGCTGCAGAAAATGTTCACAACCTATTTTAAAAGGTGACCTGAAATGGGGAACTCCTATACGTCATTCCCATGGAGCGTATGGGTGGATTACCGCCTGGCATCATGTGGGGTGTACGAGAATTGCTGAACGTAAGGGCTTTAGTGACATAGTACATGGAATAGACTTACTTCCACCTGAGAAACGGGCGCAGGTCGTTGCGGAGGTGACATCCGACTCGATGCCTGAGCATTTACTACCTTTGAATCCTGACGATTTAGTAAAAAAACCTCTTCTTCCCGAAACTGAAGCACCAGCTGAGTTGCTAAGACCACTTCTTCGTTATCAAAAGGAGGGTCTTGGCTGGATGGTGTCACAGGAGTTGTCTCAAGTTAAGGGGGGAATATTGGCTGATGAAATGGGTATGGGTAAAACAATCCAGATGATCAGTCTTTTTCTCGCCCGTCGCCTCGTGGGACCTACACTGGTTGTTTGCCCAGTTAGTTCAATGCTCCAGTGGGAATCTGAGGTGAAAGACCATGTGGTGTCCGGTTCCCTTTCGGTGGTAGTGGTGAGCCGTACCAAAAATGTGAGAAGGGATGATATTCAAAATGCTGATGTGGTTTTGACTACGTATCCGATGCTCGAACAGTCTTGGAGGGAGCTAGTCAACAAGAAAAGAGTTCCATGCCCTTACTGCCAACAGCTTTATTTGCCGCGGCAGCTTGTTGTGCACAATCGGTATTTTTGCGGGCCTCATGCAAAGAAAACTTCTAAACAGGCGAAGCGTGAAAAACGACAAGGTGGCACTGGTTCTTCTCCCACTCGAAAAGttcaagcaaaagaaacgaTTATGAAGGGGCTTCGTACGTTGCGTGTCGATGTTGACGATAACGcggaggaaggggaggatTCTGTGTTCGAGGAAGGACCACGGGGTGTTGTTGGACCAATGGGCTTGTATCGTGAGCTCATGGTTGAGGCCGGGCGCAAAGTTAGGAGCCGTTGGGACCCCGCGTACGTGGGAAGTGACAGCAGTGGGGATACCAACAATTCTACCACAGAAAGTTCCACCTCATCGGAACGGGATGACTCAGAGGAGGTGTTGTCGAAAGAGGAGGTGGCCGATGACAAGCTTAGCTCGTTCCGGTGCTTGCACTGCGGGTTTCAGTTGCTACGATACCCGTTTTGCCCTAAGATAGGGCAATGTCACGTTCTCTCTGATTATATGAAACAAATAATTGAGACTGACGACGGTAGTGACGGCGTTGACCTATCTCAATCAGTTTTCCACTCGGTAACCTGGAGTCGGATTGTTCTGGACGAAGCTCATAGAATAAAAGGTAGCAACACAAGTACGTCAAGGGCTGCCTTTGCCTTGGTAGGTGAGCACAGGTGGTGCCTCACGGGAACCCCTCTACAAAATCGTGTAGGGGATGTGTACAGCCTGGTTCGTTTTCTACGGTTGGCGCCTTATGCAAGGTATTATTGTGGAACTGAGGGGTGCTCCTGCTCGTCCTTTTCTCATCCATTTTCTGGAAATGATTTACGACACTGTATATTTTGTGGTCATGGACCGGTCCAACATTATGCTTATTTTAATCGCCATATTTTAAATCCTATAATACGTTATGGTTACGTTGGCGACGGCAGGCGGGGAATGATGATGCTCTCTAATGAAATCCTCCAGAAGTGTATGCTGAGGAGGACGAAGGCCGAAAGAGCAAGCGACTTGCACTTGCCGCCAATGACCGTGGAAACGTTCCAAGTAAAGCTGACCGATGAGGAGAGAAGCTTCTATGAGTCGTTGTACAAAAAAAGCACTGCCGCTTTTGATACCTTTGTTGAGAAAGGAACGGTGCTTCATAACTATGCCCACATCTTTCAACTTTTGAGTCGTTTGAGGCAGGCTTTGGATCACCCACTGATTGTCATTAATTCTATGAATGTCGGTGGCTCGTCGTGCTCGAAGGGGATGTGTGGAATTTGCACTGAGAGTTGTGGAGAGAACTCAGTACAGGTTGACCCTTGTAAGCATACCTTCCACCGGATTTGTCTTTCGCAATTTGTCGAAAGCCAACCTTTAAAGGAATATAATTGCCCTGTGTGTTATGTGGCTATCAACATCGACCTGCGGAGTCTACACTCAGGGTGGGACGAAGACGGTGCCCAACCTGTTCTTCCTCCAGAGTTAGTTCACTCAGACAACGAAAGCGATGAAAACAACGTTGAGGAGGAAAGTAAAGGGAGGAAACTAGATGATTCTGCGGAGGGGAAATCCGCTCGAGCGAGATCGGTCAAGAAACGAGGCATACTCTCCCGGATTGATTCATCAAAACCTCTTCGAGGGACGAAACTGGATGCCATAACAGAATACATTTGCAGCATTccagaggaggaaaaggtaaTTGTGTTTTCTCAATTTGGGGATACTCTGGACCTCATTCAGTTGTGGTTACAGAAGGTGAAAGTAAAGACGGTGAAACTTGTGGGGTCGCTCATGTTATCGCAGCGGCAAGCGGTTCTCAGGGCTTTCTTGCATGATAAGAGCGTTCGAGCCATCCTTATTTCTCTCAAGGCCGGTGGGGAGGGTTTAAATTTACAAATTGCTAACCATGTTGTACTTGTTGATCCTTGGTGGAATCCCGCGGTTGAAATGCAGGCGGCGCAGCGAGCCCATCGTATTGGGCAGACGCGACCCGTTCGCGTGGTCCGTTTTGTCACTGAACGTTCTGTAGAGGAGCGCATGTTGGAGTtacaagaaaagaagatgctgGTTATTGAGGGGACTATCGATGGTAAGGTAAGTTCGCTGCAGAGTCTTAGCGAGGATGATCTTCAGTTTCTGTTCACGAGGTAG
- a CDS encoding protein phosphatase 2C, putative (similar to Protein phosphatase 2C (EC 3.1.3.16) (PP2C). (Swiss-Prot:P36982) (Leishmania donovani chagasi)), whose translation MGVSLPKPVMTHLRERCGNDIFRCGSSCVNGYRESMEDAHLVYLQPSWGFFGVFDGHVNDNCSQFLEGAWRSALEKESMPMSDDRMKELTLAIDKEWMDKACDGGSTGTFFVGMKENNTVHLQVGNVGDSRVLVCVDGKARAMTEDHKPNNADERRRIEECGGRVESNRVDGSLAVSRAFGDRDYKANPSGGQLSQKVIALPDVTHVDVTWDSKDFAVLCCDGVFEGQFSNEEVVDFIKEQMEQTDDLGLIAGRVCEEAVNRGSRDNVSCVIVQFKSGKDYATAEHLEVVPGPFSVPRNGTFRKVYSLMAEKGGMTTQEVLEKRYDYLASLEDKTAHMEEWKGFKDGPPANLEGKERTEWFSELFEQYAAETPSDPRSDNMERIQMLQQQIGIPLPMLLSIMSGQSEE comes from the coding sequence ATGGGTGTTTCGCTACCAAAGCCTGTCATGACGCACCTGCGGGAGCGCTGCGGGAATGACATATTTCGTTGCGGCTCTAGTTGCGTTAACGGATACCGAGAAAGTATGGAAGATGCACATCTCGTCTACCTTCAACCTTCATGGGGGTTCTTCGGTGTTTTCGACGGTCATGTTAACGATAATTGTTCACAATTTTTGGAAGGTGCTTGGAGGTCTGCCCTTGAGAAGGAAAGCATGCCCATGTCGGATGACCGCATGAAGGAGCTTACTCTCGCCATTGACAAAGAATGGATGGACAAGGCCTGTGATGGTGGGAGTACGGGTACCTTTTTCGTTGgcatgaaagaaaacaacaccgTTCATCTGCAGGTGGGGAACGTGGGTGACTCGCGTGTTTTGGTTTGCGTTGACGGTAAAGCCAGGGCTATGACGGAGGATCACAAGCCGAACAACGCAGATGAAAGACGCCGAATCGAGGAGTGCGGTGGTCGTGTGGAAAGCAACCGCGTGGATGGAAGTCTAGCTGTAAGTCGGGCCTTCGGAGATCGGGACTATAAGGCAAATCCAAGTGGTGGCCAGCTTTCGCAGAAGGTCATCGCTCTCCCAGATGTGACTCATGTGGACGTGACTTGGGATAGCAAAGACTTCGCCGTACTATGTTGTGATGGTGTTTTTGAAGGTCAATTTTCCAATGAAGAGGTTGTGGACTTTATTAAGGAACAGATGGAACAAACGGATGACCTCGGCCTCATAGCCGGAAGAGTTTGCGAAGAGGCTGTCAATCGCGGTAGTCGCGACAATGTGTCCTGTGTCATCGTCCAGTTTAAGAGCGGCAAAGATTATGCAACAGCCGAGCACCTGGAGGTAGTTCCCGGACCGTTTTCCGTCCCCCGCAACGGTACTTTCCGCAAGGTGTACAGTCTCATGGCGGAGAAGGGGGGCATGACAACGCAAGAGGTGCTAGAAAAGCGTTACGACTATCTGGCATCCCTGGAGGATAAGACAGCGCATATGGAAGAGTGGAAGGGCTTCAAGGATGGTCCACCGGCGAACCtggagggaaaggagcgCACGGAATGGTTTTCTGAGCTCTTCGAGCAGTACGCAGCGGAAACTCCGTCAGACCCCAGGTCGGACAACATGGAGCGCATCCAaatgctgcagcagcagataGGCATTCCGTTGCCCATGTTGCTTTCCATTATGTCGGGGCAGTCGGAAGAATGA
- a CDS encoding protein kinase, putative (protein kinase PK4, Zea mays), which produces MPLNSSHRERVSVGGLTPCIKKATVTAPETAFTSHGGGHRVLDVAASGSEGLHPDSGEGQRLHPMSDFESLYKVRRQLGSGGYSVVFEVVDCITHERKAAKFVVGKVERRAARARLTGPVELRLHGDGRNGDRRKVSSIGGLEKARSANSRPTVSDSLVKEVAMGLMAQHANLVHTSDVFVHDTEDLRRRLREYAPQLSLETVRRSEGAGPYDVARGAACGESPSKSWQPHRLRQRSGGSGSDTTASVRGGDAPILHECNTSSADQITQGVETAKRYLQESRVQCILVMELLTGNDLFTLVSRGPLNERMAASYMFDLFLALRYLHNRNIVHRDVKVENMALDSENRVRLIDYGFCEVLRRSGDANPNGVEGKNPEGLLTQFCGSHHYVAPEVITSAWLTRHGSKNSETTTHSGVSLPPIAQLSATGAPPPKESVEGCVVGRQNVGSAGALRTHLTRRGVGYGLSADIWSAGIVMFVLLHSAFPYHDERRSRLLKMIVSNKRSLGSASRLSSDARDLLRKLLTHDASRRPPVNEVLEHCWFRKQLGEKVGGKLSLVA; this is translated from the coding sequence ATGCCCTTGAATTCATCTCACCGCGAGCGTGTTTCTGTCGGCGGCTTAACTCCATGTATCAAAAAAGCAACTGTCACGGCGCCTGAAACGGCCTTTACGAGCCACGGCGGAGGTCATCGGGTGCTGGATGTTGCGGCGTCGGGGAGTGAAGGATTGCACCCTGACTCTGGGGAGGGGCAGCGCCTGCATCCAATGAGTGATTTTGAGAGTCTTTACAAAGTGCGCAGACAACTTGGCAGTGGAGGATACAGCGTTGTATTTGAGGTTGTCGATTGCATTACTCACGAGCGAAAGGCAGCAAAATTTGTCGTTGGAAAGGTGGAGCGCCGGGCTGCGCGTGCCCGTCTTACTGGCCCAGTGGAGTTGAGGCTGCACGGTGATGGGAGAAACGGTGATAGACGGAAGGTAAGTAGTATCGGCGGGTTGGAGAAGGCACGGAGTGCCAACAGCCGGCCGACGGTCTCAGACTCGCTTGTCAAGGAGGTGGCGATGGGGTTAATGGCGCAACACGCAAACCTTGTGCACACCAGTGACGTGTTTGTACACGACACGGAGGATCTTCGACGTCGCCTGCGGGAATATGCTCCACAGTTATCACTGGAAACGGTGCGGCGATCTGAGGGCGCTGGTCCGTATGACGTCGCACGGGGTGCTGCTTGCGGTGAATCACCGTCGAAATCGTGGCAACCTCACAGATTGCGCCAGCGGAGTGGTGGTAGTGGGAGCGATACCACTGCTTCGGTAAGAGGCGGGGATGCGCCAATTTTGCATGAGTGCAACACATCTTCGGCCGACCAGATCACACAAGGAGTGGAAACGGCTAAACGCTACCTGCAGGAAAGTCGGGTTCAATGCATTCTAGTGATGGAGTTGTTGACCGGAAATGATCTGTTTACACTGGTGTCCCGCGGTCCGCTGAACGAAAGAATGGCTGCATCGTACATGTTTGACCTCTTTCTTGCCCTCCGGTATCTGCATAATCGTAACATTGTTCACCGTGATGTCAAGGTCGAGAACATGGCGCTTGACAGTGAGAACAGGGTTCGACTTATTGACTACGGTTTCTGTGAAGTATTACGGAGGTCAGGGGATGCCAACCCGAATGGTGTTGAGGGTAAGAACCCTGAGGGTTTGCTCACACAGTTTTGTGGTTCACACCATTATGTAGCTCCAGAAGTTATCACTAGTGCGTGGCTCACCCGACACGGATCGAAGAATAGCGAAACAACCACTCACTCGGGTGTGAGCCTTCCGCCCATTGCACAACTATCTGCTACCGGAGCCCCGCCTCCGAAAGAGAGCGTGGAGGGTTGTGTCGTTGGCCGGCAGAATGTGGGATCTGCTGGGGCCCTTCGTACGCACCTAACCCGAAGGGGTGTAGGGTATGGCCTCTCTGCCGACATTTGGTCTGCGGGTATTGTAATGTTCGTGTTGCTGCACTCAGCATTCCCATACCATGACGAGCGCCGCAGTAGGCTCCTTAAAATGATCGTATCCAACAAGCGGTCATTGGGGAGCGCGTCGCGTTTAAGCAGTGATGCAAGGGATCTGCTGCGAAAGTTGCTCACTCACGATGCCAGTCGGCGTCCGCCGGTAAATGAGGTATTGGAACACTGTTGGTTTAGAAAACAATTAGGAGAAAAGGTGGGAGGGAAACTATCGCTCGTGGCGTAA